The Meiothermus ruber DSM 1279 genome includes the window TACTGCGCGCACTTTTTGCACGTGGGGGTTCTGAGCGCCCTCCGGCAGGTCTTCCTCGGCCACGTTGCACACGTAAATTACCGGCTTATAGGTGAGCAGGCCCAGTTCGCGGGCTGCCCGGGCCAGCAGCTCGGGGTCGGCCCCGGTGTGGGTGCGGATGGGCTGGCCCTGGGAGAGGTGCGCCATAAGGGGCTCGAGCGTCTCCAGGAGGGCTTTGTCGTCCTTATCGCTCTTGGCGCTTTTGCGCAGCTTGTCCAGGCGCTTCTCGATGGTCTGGAGGTCGGCCAGGGCCAGCTCGGTGTTGATGGTCTCGAGGTCGTCCAGGGGGTCTACCTTACCCGCCACGTGCACCACGTTGGGGTCTTCGAAGCAGCGCACCACGTGGGCGATGGCCGCCACCTCGCGGATGTTAGCCAGGAACTGGTTGCCCAGCCCCTCGCCTTTGTGCGCGCCCTTAACCAACCCGGCGATGTCCACAAACTCCACGTGGGTGGGCACGATGGGCGGTACCCGCTCGCCCTTGATAAAGAGCTTTTGCAAAGCATTCAGGCGGGGGTCGGGCAGGGTAACCACCCCCACGTTCTTGTCAATGGTGGCAAAGGGGTAGTTGGCTGCCAGGGCGCCCGCTTTGGTAATGGCGTTAAACAGCGTGGATTTGCCCACATTGGGAAGACCGACGATTCCGACTCCGAGCGATGCCATGGGGTTCCTCTGGTCGTCAGGCCCTCCGGCCTGCACACAAGCGAATATTCTACCCCAGGGGAGGCCAAAGCCCCAAGCCCTCGAGGCCAGGACAGCGGTTTTGCGTTTTGTCCCCGCACCTGCGCCAGGAATGGTCGGCTTAGGGTGGTGTAAGGTTTGAAATGGTCAAGCGCCGGGTTAGTAGCAAAGGACAGATAACCCTACCCAAACAGATTCGC containing:
- the ychF gene encoding redox-regulated ATPase YchF, producing the protein MASLGVGIVGLPNVGKSTLFNAITKAGALAANYPFATIDKNVGVVTLPDPRLNALQKLFIKGERVPPIVPTHVEFVDIAGLVKGAHKGEGLGNQFLANIREVAAIAHVVRCFEDPNVVHVAGKVDPLDDLETINTELALADLQTIEKRLDKLRKSAKSDKDDKALLETLEPLMAHLSQGQPIRTHTGADPELLARAARELGLLTYKPVIYVCNVAEEDLPEGAQNPHVQKVRAVAAREGAEVVVVSAKIEAELAELSEEEAQEYLRALGLEESGLNRLVRTAYHTLGLQTFFTAGEKEVRAWTIRKGTKAPQAAGEIHSDLERGFIRAEVIEWHRLVEAGSWASAKEKGWVRTEGKDYVVQDGDVVLILFNV